Proteins encoded in a region of the Candidatus Methylomirabilis sp. genome:
- a CDS encoding TatD family hydrolase — protein MYFDSHAHLEMTAFDADREAVLARAAAAGVTGFVVPSYSLEASARAVALAQTREGIWAAVGIHPHGAGTCTPEAMAAVEALARRPNVVAVGETGLDFHRNRAPRQAQEAALRAHVALARRLRLPLIIHCREAYPECLAILREEGADAVGGVLHCFTGDAGTVAAACALNFSCSIAGPVTYPEEGGLRAAVRAIPADRLLLETDAPYLPPAPHRGNRNEPAHLPLTAAAVAASLGAPLDAIAAQTAANARRLFRLP, from the coding sequence ATGTACTTCGACTCCCACGCCCACCTGGAAATGACGGCCTTCGACGCCGACCGGGAGGCGGTCCTCGCCCGGGCGGCAGCGGCCGGCGTCACCGGTTTCGTCGTCCCGTCCTACAGCCTGGAGGCCTCCGCGCGAGCGGTGGCGCTGGCACAGACCCGCGAGGGGATCTGGGCCGCCGTGGGGATCCATCCCCACGGGGCGGGGACCTGCACGCCGGAGGCGATGGCCGCCGTAGAGGCACTCGCCCGGCGGCCGAACGTGGTCGCCGTCGGGGAGACCGGCTTGGACTTCCACCGGAACCGGGCACCCCGGCAGGCGCAGGAGGCCGCCCTGCGCGCCCATGTGGCGCTCGCCCGGCGGCTCCGCCTGCCCCTCATCATCCACTGCCGCGAGGCCTATCCGGAGTGCCTGGCGATCCTGCGGGAAGAGGGAGCGGATGCGGTGGGAGGGGTCCTGCACTGCTTCACGGGGGATGCCGGGACGGTCGCGGCCGCCTGCGCGCTGAACTTCTCCTGCTCCATCGCCGGCCCGGTCACCTACCCCGAGGAGGGCGGCCTGCGGGCGGCGGTGCGGGCGATCCCCGCCGACCGGCTCCTCCTCGAGACCGACGCCCCGTACCTCCCGCCGGCGCCGCACCGGGGGAACCGCAACGAGCCGGCCCACCTCCCGCTCACCGCCGCCGCGGTCGCCGCGAGTCTCGGGGCGCCGCTGGACGCGATCGCCGCGCAGACGGCGGCGAACGCCCGCCGCCTCTTCCGCCTGCCATGA
- a CDS encoding lactate racemase domain-containing protein: protein MTTFPAFVRVRQRWDQPRIAGVEAAVAAALQAGRLQPRLRPGMVVGITAGSRGIARLPEILRAAVAFCRAAECKPFLFPAMGSHGGATAEGQRALLAELGVTEGSVGAEIRATMEVVRVAETPEGLPVYLDRHAAAADGILVMNRVKAHTDFEGRFESGLAKMMTIGMGKHAQALAAHQHGAAGLREQIPKIAAAMLATGRILGALAIVENAEEAPALLEALSPERILEREPALLASAKAWAARLPVDAVDILLVEELGKEISGTGMDTNVIGRRGIPGEPDPPRPRVGTLVVLDVTPASHGNAIGVGLADVTTDRLVRRMDRASTYANVLTSGFLDRGKIPLHFPTDREAVAAALDQNRRTPLDRLRVAWIKNTLHLGDLLISEALAPELRGRGELTLDPQPVPMTFTADGTLESPLRAAPVRPAPASAWRDVG, encoded by the coding sequence ATGACGACCTTCCCGGCCTTCGTGCGGGTGCGGCAGCGCTGGGACCAGCCCCGCATCGCGGGCGTGGAGGCGGCGGTGGCCGCGGCGCTTCAGGCCGGGAGGCTCCAACCACGCCTGCGGCCCGGGATGGTGGTGGGGATCACCGCCGGCAGCCGGGGGATCGCCCGCCTCCCCGAGATCCTCCGGGCGGCCGTGGCCTTCTGCCGCGCGGCCGAATGTAAGCCCTTCCTCTTCCCGGCCATGGGGAGCCACGGGGGCGCGACGGCGGAGGGGCAGCGGGCGCTCCTGGCCGAGCTCGGGGTCACGGAGGGAAGCGTGGGGGCGGAGATCCGGGCGACCATGGAGGTGGTCCGGGTGGCTGAGACGCCCGAGGGGCTCCCGGTCTACCTGGACCGGCACGCCGCGGCCGCCGACGGGATTCTGGTCATGAATCGGGTGAAGGCCCACACCGACTTCGAGGGGCGCTTCGAGAGCGGGTTGGCCAAGATGATGACTATCGGGATGGGAAAGCACGCCCAGGCGCTGGCGGCCCATCAGCACGGGGCGGCCGGCCTGCGGGAGCAGATCCCGAAGATCGCCGCCGCCATGCTCGCGACCGGGCGCATCCTGGGGGCCCTCGCCATCGTGGAAAATGCCGAGGAGGCCCCGGCGCTCCTCGAGGCCCTCTCTCCCGAACGGATCCTGGAGCGGGAGCCGGCGCTGCTCGCGAGCGCGAAGGCCTGGGCTGCGAGGCTGCCCGTGGATGCCGTGGACATCCTGCTGGTGGAGGAATTGGGCAAAGAGATCAGCGGCACCGGCATGGACACCAACGTGATCGGCCGGCGGGGGATCCCGGGCGAACCGGACCCGCCCCGACCCCGGGTGGGAACCCTGGTGGTCCTCGACGTGACGCCCGCCTCCCACGGCAACGCCATCGGCGTGGGCCTCGCCGACGTCACCACCGACCGGCTCGTCCGCCGGATGGACCGGGCGAGCACCTACGCCAATGTCTTGACGAGCGGCTTCCTCGACCGGGGCAAGATCCCCCTCCATTTCCCCACCGACCGGGAGGCCGTCGCGGCCGCCCTCGACCAGAACCGGCGCACGCCGCTGGACCGGCTCCGCGTCGCCTGGATCAAGAACACCCTGCACCTCGGGGACCTGCTGATCTCGGAGGCCCTCGCCCCCGAGCTCCGAGGGCGGGGCGAACTTACGCTCGACCCGCAGCCCGTTCCCATGACCTTCACGGCCGACGGAACGCTCGAGTCCCCCCTCCGGGCGGCGCCGGTCCGCCCCGCTCCCGCCTCCGCCTGGCGGGACGTGGGCTGA
- a CDS encoding DinB family protein: MQTPTELHPVLQPAWSLAEQVRAALLETVRPLAAAQWVFRPTARSWCIAEQVEHLLLAEIGSSKMARKLIRGAFRAQHAPAGATLHTAALDRYPFGHLEAPSSLVPGPIRERAELERVLAETHARFRAELCAFQGDNPETLRAPDPATGVWFTLGGWVKLQAWHEAHHLAHIRRMLAARDFPR, encoded by the coding sequence GTGCAGACGCCTACCGAGCTCCACCCCGTGCTCCAGCCCGCGTGGAGCCTCGCGGAGCAGGTTCGCGCCGCACTCCTCGAGACGGTCCGGCCCCTGGCGGCCGCGCAGTGGGTCTTCCGGCCGACGGCCCGGAGCTGGTGCATCGCCGAGCAGGTGGAGCACCTCCTCCTCGCCGAGATCGGGTCGAGCAAGATGGCGCGGAAGCTCATCCGAGGAGCGTTCCGCGCCCAACACGCCCCTGCCGGCGCCACCCTCCACACGGCCGCCCTCGATCGCTACCCCTTCGGGCACCTGGAGGCGCCATCCTCGCTCGTGCCCGGGCCGATCCGGGAGCGAGCGGAGCTGGAACGGGTCCTGGCGGAGACGCACGCGCGCTTTCGCGCCGAGCTCTGCGCGTTTCAAGGGGACAACCCCGAGACGCTGCGGGCCCCGGACCCGGCGACCGGCGTCTGGTTCACCCTCGGGGGCTGGGTGAAGCTGCAGGCCTGGCACGAGGCCCACCACCTCGCCCACATCCGGCGCATGCTGGCCGCCCGCGACTTTCCCCGATAG
- a CDS encoding UbiA-like polyprenyltransferase, translating into MGLLARLRLFLEMIKFSHTIFALPFALMGGVLAARGVPDGRTLFWILVAMVGARSGAMGMNRYADRDLDALNPRTQERALPRGLIRPGQVLALVGVSFALLLLAAYNLNPLCLALAPLAIVVLAGYSYTKRFTTISHLILGLCLAFAPLGAWIAVAGRLELAPLLLGAAVLTWVAGFDILYALADVAFDRAHGLFSVPVRLGERGGLSVSLLLHALTPILLAAVGSLLDLGFWYYAGVLFVLVLLGAEHVIIRRYGVARLEFAFFNVNGVLSVGIFLFTLADLLR; encoded by the coding sequence ATGGGGCTCCTGGCACGCCTCCGGCTCTTCCTCGAGATGATCAAGTTCTCCCATACCATCTTCGCCCTTCCCTTCGCCCTCATGGGGGGGGTCCTGGCGGCCCGGGGGGTCCCGGACGGGCGGACCCTCTTCTGGATCCTGGTGGCCATGGTCGGGGCCCGCAGCGGCGCCATGGGGATGAACCGCTACGCCGACCGGGACCTGGACGCCCTCAACCCCCGGACCCAGGAACGCGCCCTCCCTCGCGGCCTCATCCGCCCCGGGCAGGTTCTGGCCCTGGTGGGCGTGTCCTTTGCCCTGCTCCTCCTGGCCGCCTACAACCTCAATCCCCTCTGCCTCGCCCTCGCCCCGCTCGCCATCGTGGTCCTGGCGGGCTACTCCTACACCAAGCGCTTCACCACAATCTCCCATCTCATCCTGGGTCTCTGCCTGGCCTTTGCTCCCCTCGGGGCCTGGATCGCGGTGGCGGGACGCCTGGAGCTGGCCCCGCTCCTCCTGGGCGCGGCGGTCCTCACCTGGGTGGCCGGGTTCGATATCCTGTACGCCTTGGCCGATGTGGCCTTCGACCGCGCCCATGGCCTCTTCTCCGTCCCGGTCCGCCTGGGGGAGCGGGGCGGGCTCAGCGTGAGCCTCCTCCTCCATGCTCTGACCCCGATTCTCCTGGCAGCGGTCGGGTCCCTGCTCGACCTGGGGTTCTGGTACTACGCCGGCGTGCTCTTCGTTCTGGTCCTCCTCGGCGCGGAGCACGTCATCATCCGCCGCTACGGGGTCGCCCGCCTCGAATTCGCCTTCTTCAACGTCAACGGGGTTCTCAGCGTCGGGATCTTCCTCTTCACGCTGGCGGACCTGCTCCGGTAG
- the ubiE gene encoding bifunctional demethylmenaquinone methyltransferase/2-methoxy-6-polyprenyl-1,4-benzoquinol methylase UbiE codes for MPAPAPADPAAHTAAIRQMFAAIAPRYDLLNRLLSFRRDVAWRRAAAAEVVLPPRGAVLDLCTGTGDLALEVARQHPAARSIVGVDLCEPMLRLGRQKVAGREPRVLLSAGAAEALPFRAGTFDAVLVAFGIRNVTDRATALAEMRRVLRPGGRAILLEFFQPRGTLFAALYRFYSRALLPRVGGWISGNPEAYSYLPASVEAFPEPAAFAEAMRAAGFSGVRWKALTGGIVCIHVGMRESKE; via the coding sequence ATGCCCGCGCCCGCACCAGCCGACCCTGCGGCCCACACCGCGGCCATCCGGCAGATGTTCGCGGCCATCGCCCCCCGCTACGATCTCCTCAATCGCCTCCTCTCGTTCCGCCGCGATGTGGCGTGGCGGCGGGCGGCGGCCGCGGAGGTGGTGCTCCCGCCCCGCGGCGCGGTCCTGGATCTGTGTACGGGCACGGGAGATCTCGCCCTGGAGGTGGCCCGCCAGCATCCGGCGGCGCGGAGCATCGTGGGGGTGGATCTGTGCGAGCCGATGCTGCGCCTGGGGCGCCAGAAGGTGGCGGGGCGGGAGCCCCGGGTGCTTCTCTCGGCCGGTGCCGCGGAGGCCCTCCCGTTTCGAGCCGGGACCTTCGACGCGGTCCTGGTCGCCTTCGGCATCCGGAATGTGACCGACCGGGCGACCGCGCTTGCCGAGATGCGCCGGGTCCTGCGCCCCGGCGGGCGGGCGATCCTCCTCGAGTTCTTCCAGCCCCGCGGGACTCTCTTCGCGGCCCTGTACCGGTTCTATAGCCGGGCGCTCCTCCCCCGGGTCGGAGGCTGGATCTCGGGCAACCCGGAGGCCTACAGCTACCTCCCGGCTTCGGTCGAGGCCTTCCCGGAGCCCGCCGCCTTCGCCGAGGCGATGCGCGCGGCGGGATTCAGCGGCGTCCGCTGGAAGGCCCTGACCGGCGGGATCGTCTGCATCCATGTGGGCATGCGGGAGAGCAAGGAGTAA
- a CDS encoding tetratricopeptide repeat protein, with amino-acid sequence MTAGRGRSGDRWHGGLAAALFLLVAAVAGAEAPKPPPKPPAKPAAKPAAVRPPARDATEKAQAHYELGVVYHERFFEQLDKAIEEYQAALKLKPDHAEAHYHLGLAYHTKAKLTTEDKALYRKALEEYRLYLKHSPNGELAKSAQNNIKALEPRLR; translated from the coding sequence GTGACGGCGGGCCGGGGGCGATCCGGCGACCGGTGGCACGGGGGGTTGGCTGCCGCCCTGTTCCTCCTGGTGGCAGCCGTCGCGGGCGCCGAGGCTCCGAAGCCGCCGCCGAAGCCTCCTGCCAAGCCTGCGGCCAAGCCGGCCGCTGTCCGGCCGCCCGCGCGCGACGCGACCGAGAAGGCCCAGGCCCACTATGAGCTCGGGGTCGTATACCACGAGCGCTTCTTCGAGCAGTTGGACAAGGCCATCGAGGAATACCAGGCGGCCCTGAAGCTCAAGCCCGACCATGCCGAGGCCCACTACCATCTGGGCCTCGCCTACCACACCAAGGCGAAGCTCACCACGGAGGACAAGGCGCTCTACCGGAAGGCGCTGGAGGAGTACCGGCTCTATCTGAAACACAGCCCCAACGGGGAGCTGGCCAAGAGCGCCCAGAACAACATCAAGGCCCTGGAACCCCGCCTCCGCTAG
- a CDS encoding prepilin-type N-terminal cleavage/methylation domain-containing protein produces MKQSQEQSGFRLKRLPGEAVTPARGGFTLIELLISAAVFVVILGAVYLVYTTSHTTYARGETRAEIQQTARAAMDLLAREVRMAGYWCNPSCPGGTNRAIQEAQASALKIFGDVETSGARIYVAYFVRDNTAAIVAGTCPAANVCTLYRQRFTTAWQPEEQLATNVQLVTFAYFDKDGVELVPGASGLDNAPLDLTTPPPSTVVPWTNREAVRRIRIQLVVRGDPEENIPNYQLATDISPRNLGV; encoded by the coding sequence GTGAAGCAGTCCCAAGAGCAGAGCGGGTTCCGCCTGAAGCGTCTCCCGGGGGAGGCGGTGACCCCGGCGCGCGGCGGCTTCACCCTCATCGAGCTGCTCATCAGTGCGGCGGTGTTCGTCGTGATCCTCGGTGCCGTGTACCTGGTCTATACGACCAGCCACACCACCTACGCCCGCGGCGAGACCCGGGCCGAGATCCAGCAGACTGCCCGGGCGGCCATGGACCTGCTGGCCCGGGAGGTCCGGATGGCCGGGTACTGGTGCAACCCGAGCTGCCCCGGCGGGACAAACCGAGCGATCCAGGAGGCCCAGGCGAGCGCCTTGAAGATCTTCGGGGACGTCGAGACGAGCGGCGCCCGGATTTATGTGGCCTATTTCGTGAGGGACAACACCGCGGCCATCGTAGCGGGGACCTGCCCGGCGGCGAATGTCTGCACGCTCTACCGGCAACGGTTCACCACGGCCTGGCAGCCCGAGGAGCAGTTGGCCACGAACGTCCAGCTGGTGACGTTCGCCTATTTTGACAAGGACGGGGTGGAACTGGTGCCCGGGGCCAGCGGCCTGGACAACGCCCCTCTGGATTTAACCACCCCTCCCCCCAGCACCGTTGTCCCCTGGACCAACCGGGAGGCTGTGCGGCGCATCAGGATCCAGCTGGTGGTCAGGGGGGATCCCGAAGAGAACATCCCCAATTACCAGTTGGCGACGGATATCAGCCCTCGGAACCTGGGGGTCTAG
- a CDS encoding response regulator — protein sequence MPKASTRSGKRRSRPAGPRRVVVLDDNPADRALMAELLRQAGFRVLEAGLAGEVPALTAALPPALLVIDIFLPGVSGADLTRQLRGTAGFAGVPILAVSAEGTGAVRRLALEAGATAFLEKPLDPRTFLDTVTHLVEKPSAGREARARRGQGA from the coding sequence ATGCCGAAGGCCTCTACCAGGTCAGGAAAGCGGCGCAGCAGGCCGGCCGGCCCTCGGCGGGTCGTGGTCCTGGATGACAACCCGGCCGACCGGGCGCTGATGGCGGAGCTCCTGCGCCAGGCGGGCTTTCGGGTCCTGGAGGCGGGCCTCGCCGGTGAGGTCCCCGCGCTCACCGCCGCACTACCGCCGGCCCTCCTGGTGATCGATATCTTCCTACCGGGCGTTTCCGGGGCCGATCTTACGCGGCAGCTGCGAGGGACGGCCGGATTTGCAGGGGTTCCCATCCTCGCCGTTTCTGCCGAGGGGACGGGGGCGGTCCGGCGCCTCGCCCTGGAGGCCGGGGCCACCGCCTTCCTGGAGAAGCCCCTCGATCCCCGCACATTCCTGGACACGGTTACGCACCTGGTGGAGAAGCCCTCGGCCGGGCGGGAGGCGAGAGCCCGGCGGGGGCAGGGAGCCTGA